From Phycodurus eques isolate BA_2022a chromosome 13, UOR_Pequ_1.1, whole genome shotgun sequence, a single genomic window includes:
- the myripa gene encoding titin homolog isoform X1 — MGRKLDLSGLSDNEAEHVLQVVQRDMRLRKKEEERLSELKQALDEEGSRCLLLSRQRCFNQRCCIRCCAPFSFLLNPKRRCRDCLYNVCKACRIYSKAGKAWLCCACQKSRSLKKQSLDWFYVHVKGRFKRFGSAKVLKTIYRRHLAEHSPVSELTEGSAYEESICNEGSICGSDATFYRQTEEHSMAETLTVALRVAEEAVDEAISNAEFDAASQENQNEARYLREHRGELIEELAKTIMQKIISRRKTSADMRDEYEQEGSLEQGVHHHGDQADAAFKHLKGLWRSQSAFSLMDDNRDTRQTSPKEGGSAVSSWTSVERLENAGCVSSVLKSPDGNWIALQSAQLSRPSLLAKRKSLVYSALERESGAVSAYEGMDSDNEAKPEPDTTWGAILQEFHRKLTGSKVRRDADNRKDARSDSEGKLQKSPVANIKRQMPEVRRPSSQRASIIDINFNGKATADESGVGSEAASGKAKRSRKKRRSKRRATLSGPLLKDYNKKDAHSCSHCDADTPDTLTPDLLHQDLDISQVNQDLTLDAPQPAEHISSSSGRDEGHCDTKDNCEAQEKETRSQDEEEKMEEDLAGERGEHVKEDEEDEEEVKSRLYKLVAKSRLAYFSSTDNELDRPGRSEEDRGCDDEDQKEEIEGLTHKLCQLEKEVRATMFSSTEDELDRVTDEEVKKDEEEEEEEEEELAVKVCRLATQAGATQFSSTEDELDREEAAHEETLWMLQKDNAAQATQVRHLASLVSASQFSSTEDELDRVGEEEGKMMRGEELWGEAAGGHWESMREEPVEEPMSDHFSDPMEELDVDEMLSEEEEEIMREKQDKSEVKQSDQRGAQKVEEEDLRDDGVGKWESEDEDVEFDKIISGMLTMTLEDMQQQAKTEEKKEDRKTDGKRNKDAKIDKERKNITMTMKEDSKTDEWKSEDTKIDDEREEDEKTNERQNKDTKKDEERKDDTMTNEERNKDTRTEENRNWDLKTYKETDNEKSVDSKKDEDRKEDIKTGEKKEASKTGEKRNSEAKIVKDRKDYIVTNEEKNETDDKMKEDEKTDKDRNEDINTNKDRSEEIKDLGGDKKTDEDWNKDAKTADEKKEEKKKDENRNKTDKERKVDRITNEERNKDTKTDRDRNKNVKRDKETGEVKKEDTKTGENTNIVAKTDAKDEDENRNKDTKTDEDRNDVRRTNKKSNEDTKTDGRRNEDTESDYERKEEEKEDENKNVKMDKVEEEKKENSKTGKTRDTQTDETKEVTKTEKDWNEAVEDLKEDTMERNKDEKMGKKADREKNEDLKTGENRNKNAQTGEERKTDTMTNEKSNEDKNKAVKDLKEDIKADENRNKDVKTNKDRRKSAEDLRDDTKTDKKKEDWEAKTGEQKEDLKTDKDRNNDAKTNKKQNEDTITVMESKEELNMDMDKNRSTQTDMEGKDDMNTDDERKEDSKADENKNKDLQTDKDWNKEAKTEKERKEGLQTDKDRNTDEQTGKDRKEEAMTDKDLNKDAQTDKDKSKKGKTDEDWNRYSKTDKDRSKDAKKDTDWSSDAQTDKDRNKDVKTDNERKEDLKKDEKNSDTKADEDRNKKEKTDTIWNEEANTDRERKKNLETDKDSKGVTKNNQVKVDSPKTDKNKDKDMETKEEKKTDNKRNEDRNQDDKTDMEKKDNLKTEKDKNEDTKSDGERNKNVKTDETEGAKQSQVDQMRLLENTAKQTVGEIVGALQGADLQQQQQEAAVEDQDRRNMATTEASFLSPEENANASDSEVYHAVHFISTFLEQRHSAASLCSITTEVLKVLNATEELLQGLEGREGRCPSAPSLPANADPKEIDQQFSALEEKVYMAAGSVYGVETELGELEERARGISSGTPDTELFFLEEEVASAAARVQQSELQISDISARIAALRSAGLDVDPQSRFAKTRTVPVMPLTLSSSRQLRRRLPALPRPDRDASVTSSAEVTK; from the exons ATGGGGCGCAAGTTGGACCTGTCCGGCCTGAGCGACAACGAGGCCGAGCACGTGCTACAGGTGGTGCAGCGCGACATGAGGCTGCGCAAGAAAGAGGAGGAACGTCTCAG cGAGCTGAAGCAGGCGCTGGACGAGGAGGGCAGTCGCTGCCTGCTGCTGTCACGCCAGCGTTGCTTCAACCAGCGCTGCTGCATCCGCTGCTGCGCGCCCTTCAGCTTCCTGCTCAACCCCAAGCGCCGGTGTCGCGACTGCCTGTACAACGTGTGCAAGGCCTGCAGAATCTACAGCAAGGCCGGCAAAGCCTGGCTCTGCTGCGCCTGCCAGAAGAGCAG GTCGCTAAAGAAACAGTCACTGGATTGGTTCTACGTGCACGTGAAAGGACGCTTCAAGCGCTTCGGCAGCGCCAAAGTGCTGAAGACCATCTACAGGAGACACTTGGCCGAGCACAGTCCAGTTTCGGAGCTCACGG AGGGGAGTGCCTACGAGGAGAGCATCTGCAATGAAGGCAGCATCTGCGGCAGTGACGCCACTTTCTACAGACAAACTGAAG AGCACAGCATGGCAGAGACGCTCACTGTGGCCTTGCGGGTGGCGGAGGAGGCCGTAGACGAGGCCATTTCCAACGCAGAGTTTGACGCTGCCAGTCAG GAGAATCAGAATGAAGCCCGCTACCTGCGTGAGCACAGAGGAGAGCTCATTGAGGAGCTGGCCAAAACAATCATGCAAAAG ATCATCTCTAGGAGGAAGACCTCGGCTGACATGAGGGACGAGTACGAACAGGAGGGGTCGCTGGAGCAGGGCGTCCATCACCATGGCGACCAGGCTGACGCCGCTTTTAAACACCTCAAAGGCCTCTGG AGGTCGCAGTCTGCCTTCTCGCTGATGGACGACAACCGAGACACTCGTCAGACGTCACCCAAGGAAGGAGGATCGGCCGTGTCTTCCTGGACTAGCGTCGAGCGTTTGGAAAACGCTG GATGCGTGTCCTCTGTGCTGAAGAGTCCAGACGGGAACTGGATCGCCCTGCAGAGTGCTCAGCTGTCGCGGCCAAGCCTGCtggccaaaaggaaaagtctgGTCTACAGCGCCTTGGAGAGGGAGTCGGGAGCGGTGTCCGCTTACGAGGGCATGGACTCTGACAACGAAGCCAAACCTGAGCCCGACACCACCTGGGGCGCCATCCTGCAGGAGTTCCACAGGAAGCTGACGGGCTCCAAAGTCCGTCGAGATGCTGACAACAGAAAAGACGCTCGGTCGGACTCCGAGGGGAAACTTCAAAAGTCTCCGGTGGCTAATATTAAGAGGCAGATGCCTGAAGTCAGACGGCCGTCATCTCAAAGGGCCAGCATCATCGACATCAACTTCAACGGGAAAGCCACCGCGGACGAGAGTGGAGTGGGAAGTGAGGCGGCGTCTGGAAAAGCGAAGAGATCacgaaagaagagaagaagtaAAAGAAGAGCAACACTTTCTGGACCTCTTCTGAAA GATTACAACAAGAAAGACGCCCATTCCTGTTCTCACTGTGACGCTGACACTCCTGACACATTGACTCCTGATCTGCTCCACCAGGATTTGGACATCAGTCAAGTGAACCAGGACCTTACGTTGGATGCACCACAACCTGCAGAACACATCTCCAGCTCCTCGGGTAGGGATGAAGGTCATTGTGACACTAAAGACAACTGTGAGGCACAGGAGAAGGAAACAAGAAGCCAAGATGAAGAAGAGAAGATGGAGGAGGACTTGGCTGGAGAGAGAGGAGAGCACGtgaaagaggatgaggaggatgaggaggaggtaAAATCTAGGTTGTACAAGCTGGTGGCAAAGTCCAGACTGGCGTACTTCTCGTCCACCGACAACGAACTGGACCGACCGGGAAGGAGTGAGGAGGACCGAGGGTGTGATGATGAAGATCAGAAGGAAGAGATCGAAGGACTAACACACAAACTCTGCCAGTTGGAGAAAGAAGTCCGAGCAACCATGTTCTCCTCCACAGAGGACGAGCTGGACCGAGTCACAGATGAGGAGGTGaagaaggatgaggaggaagaggaggaggaagaagaggagctgGCGGTGAAAGTCTGCCGGTTGGCCACCCAAGCGGGCGCCACCCAGTTTTCATCTACCGAGGACGAGCTAGACCGCGAGGAAGCGGCTCACGAGGAGACGCTGTGGATGCTGCAGAAGGACAATGCGGCGCAGGCCACTCAGGTGCGCCACCTGGCCAGTCTGGTAagcgcctcacagttctcctCCACCGAGGACGAGCTGGATCGAGTCGGGGAGGAAGAGGGAAAGATGATGCGGGGAGAGGAGCTGTGGGGAGAAGCGGCGGGAGGACATTGGGAATCCATGCGAGAGGAACCAGTAGAAGAACCAATGAGCGATCATTTTTCAGATCCAATGGAAGAATTGGATGTTGATGAGATGTTatcagaagaggaggaggaaataaTGAGAGAGAAACAGGATAAGTCAGAGGTGAAACAGTCAGATCAGAGAGGAGCACAGAAGGTGGAAGAAGAAGACCTCCGAGATGACGGCGTTGGGAAGTGGGAGAGCGAGGATGAAGATGTCGAGTTCGATAAAATAATCAGCGGCATGTTGACAATGACATTGGAGGACATGCAGCAACAAGCCAAGACCGAGGAGAAGAAAGAGGACAGAAAGACAGACGGGAAGAGGAACAAGGATGCAAAGATtgacaaagagaggaaaaatatTACGATGACGATGAAGGAGGACTCAAAGACAGATGAATGGAAGAGTGAGGATACAAAGATAGATGATGAAAGGGAAGAGGATGAAAAGACAAACGAGCGACAGAACAAGGACACAAAGAAGGATGAAGAGAGGAAAGATGATACGATGACAAATGAGGAAAGGAACAAGGACACAAGGACAGAGGAGAACAGGAATTGGGATTTAAAGACATATAAGGAGACAGACAATGAGAAAAGTGTGGACTCAAAGAAAGACGAGGACAGGAAGGAGGATATAAAGACAGGTGAGAAGAAAGAGGCCTCAAAGACTGGTGAGAAGAGGAACAGTGAAGCAAAGATTGTTAAAGACAGGAAAGATTATATTGTGACAAACGAGGAAAAGAATGAGACAGATGATAAGATGAAAGAGGACGAAAAGACAGACAAGGACAGGAACGAGGatataaacacaaacaaggacagGAGCGAGGAAATCAAAGACCTGGGAGGGGACAAAAAGACAGACGAGGACTGGAACAAGGATGCAAAGACAGCCGATGAGAagaaagaggagaaaaagaaggaTGAGAACAGGAACAAGACTGATAAAGAGAGGAAAGTTGATAGGATAACAAACGAGGAAAGGAATAAAGACACAAAGACAGACAGGGACAGGAACAAGAATGTAAAGCGGGACAAGGAGACGGGCGAGGTGAAGAAAGAGGACACAAAAACAGGTGAGAACACAAACATTGTGGCCAAGACAGATGCAAAGGATGAAGATGAGAACAGGAACAAGGACACAAAGACTGATGAGGACAGGAATGATGTTAGGAGGACAAATAAGAAAAGCAATGAGGACACAAAGACAGACGGGAGGAGGAATGAGGATACAGAGTCGGATTATGAgaggaaagaggaagaaaaggaaGATGAGAACAAGAATGTGAAGATGGACAAGGTggaagaggagaagaaagagaatTCAAAGACAGGCAAGACCAGAGACACCcagacagatgagacaaaagaggtcacaaaaacagaaaaggacTGGAACGAGGCAGTTGAGGACCTGAAAGAGGACACAATGGAGAGGAACAAGGATGAAAAGATGGGGAAAAAGGCAGACCGTGAGAAGAATGAGGACTTAAAGACAGGCGAGAACAGAAACAAGAATGCACAGACAGGTGAGGAGAGGAAAactgatacaatgacaaatgAGAAAAGTAATGAGGACAAGAACAAGGCAGTTAAGGACCTGAAAGAGGACATAAAGGCAGATGAGAACAGGAACAAGGATGTAAAGacaaacaaggacaggagaaagTCTGCTGAAGACCTGAGAGACGATACAAAGACAGACAAGAAGAAAGAGGACTGGGAAGCAAAGACAGGAGAGCAGAAAGAGGACCTTAAGACAGACAAGGACAGGAACAACGACGCCAAGACCAACAAGAAGCAGAACGAGGACACCATAACAGTCATGGAGAGCAAAGAGGAATTAAACATGGACATGGACAAGAACAGGTCTACACAGACAGATATGGAGGGGAAAGATGATATGAACACTGATGATGAGAGAAAAGAGGACTCAAAAGCAGATGAGAACAAGAATAAGGACCTGCAGACAGACAAGGACTGGAACAAGGAGGCAAAGacagaaaaggagagaaaagaGGGCTTGCAAACTGACAAGGACAGGAACACGGATGAACAGACAGGCAAGGACAGAAAGGAGGAAGCCATGACAGACAAAGACTTGAACAAAGATGCACAAACAGACAAGGACAAGAGCAAGAAAGGCAAGACAGACGAGGACTGGAACAGGTATTCAAAGACAGACAAGGACAGAAGCAAGGATGCAAAGAAAGATACGGACTGGAGCAGTGATGCACAGACAGACAAGGACAGGAACAAGGATGTGAAGACAGACAATGAGAGGAaggaggatttaaaaaaagacgaGAAGAACAGCGACACAAAGGCAGACGAGGACAGGAACAAGAAGGAAAAGACGGACACAATCTGGAACGAGGAGGCCAATACAGACAGGGAGAGGAAGAAGAACTTGGAGACAGATAAGGACAGCAAGGGAGTGACTAAGAACAACCAAGTGAAGGTAGATAGTCCAAAGACAGACAAGAACAAGGACAAGGATATGGAGactaaagaggaaaagaagacagacaacaaaaggaatgaagacagGAACCAGGATGACAAGACCGACATGGAGAAGAAAGACAACTTGAAGACAGAAAAGGACAAGAACGAGGACACCAAGAGTGACGGGGAAAGGAATAAGAACGTGAAGACAGACGAGACAGAAGGTGCAAAACAAAGCCAAGTAGATCAAATGAGGCTACTTGAAAATACAGCGAAGCAAACTGTGGGAGAAATCGTAGGAGCGCTTCAGGGTGCTGATCTTCAGCAACAGCAACAAGAAGCTGCGGTGGAAGACCAAGACAGAAGAAACATGGCCACCACGGAGGCCAGTTTCCTGTCACCAGAGGAGAACGCGAAC GCTAGTGACAGTGAAGTGTACCATGCTGTACACTTCATATCAACGTTTCTGGAACAG AGGCACTCGGCAGCGTCCCTATGCAGCATAACCACCGAGGTCCTGAAGGTTCTGAATGCCACTGAGGAGCTGCTCCAGGGGCTGGAGGGCCGCGAAGGCCGTTGCCCCTCTGCCCCCTCTTTGCCCGCCAACGCAGACCCCAAGGAAATAGATCAGCAGTTCTCTGCGCTGGAAGAGAAA GTGTACATGGCGGCGGGCTCGGTGTACGGTGTGGAGACCGAGCTCGGCGAACTGGAGGAGCGCGCCAGGGGCATCTCGAGCGGCACGCCTGACACGGAGCTGTTTTtcctggaggaggaggtggcATCGGCCGCCGCCAGGGTTCAGCAGTCGGAGCTACAG ATCAGCGACATCTCGGCAAGGATCGCAGCGCTGAGGAGCGCCGGTCTGGACGTGGACCCGCAGTCCCGCTTCGCCAAGACGAGGACCGTCCCAGTCATG CCTCTCACGCTGAGCTCGTCCAGACAGCTGAGGAGACGACTGCCAGCGCTCCCACGTCCAG